The Zingiber officinale cultivar Zhangliang chromosome 2A, Zo_v1.1, whole genome shotgun sequence genomic sequence AAGCTTCGGTCAGCCTCTTCGCCCGTTCGGCATGTCTCGCTGTTCGCTCGACCGGCCATTCTACCTACCCGACCTCGCTGCTCGGTCGGCCCCTTCGTTCGCCTAGTCAACATCTTCGCTCACTCGGTCGTCCTCCCTCTGTACGCCCGGTCGGTCTCACTACTCACCCGATCGGCCTGTCTTGTTGCCCGGCCCGATCGACCTTCAGTCCGCTCGAACTTTGTTACTTTGACACTCTGCTCACTCAGCCACTCCGTGGTCagaaaaccagcccctgctgacagtctgagattatcagctcagatcATTTTAACAAATaagtaaatttaaatttgatataTTTAAATTCAGTTAATACCTCATAAAATTTTTGGCTACAGATTATTTGTGTCTAACACCTTCTAATTTATCTAatctgattatttttttttttaaatagtagaTCAACTGCTATGGTGCAGCGGCAATCCCACTAtaatgaatttataaaaaaagatTCTTCTAAATAAGATATAGAATAAAGAATATTGTACTTGTTGACCGGCCGCTTCGTATCAAAGATTCAAAATAGTAGATAAACTTGATGATTTAAACAAAACGCACTTTTGTCCAATAAAAAAAATCGTGCGCTGGGTTGAGCCACATACTTTGATCAATATATTGAATATGCTAAAAAACACGTGTACATTTCTATTAGTTTCTGATAAAGAAATTCACATTATCAtccattaataaaatattttattgaaaAATCTAAAATACTGAATATTGTAACATCAAGAACACGTGTCCAGCTGTAGCGAAGTTCGAAATAATTGAAGATTAGTCTCGTGATATGTATTATTTGGATGGATTTCAATGTTTTATATTATTAGTTACAAAAATATTGTGTAAAGTAATATATAGATTTGGAAAAAAATACTGAGCATTTATCAGTCAAGAACGATGGCGCTCGAAATCCTAATAGTAAATTACTTTAATAAATTtatctttataaaaaattaattgaatatACCATATTTGATCTTAGTTAAAAAGTATAGAAACTTCTCTATAATCAtaagatgtgagactaaaaaGACTCTAAATTACTaaatgattaatgagaaaaattttcaCTATTACAAACAAGCAGTCAAGAAGAAATGTAAAGAACGAGAATCATTAAAACCATCATATTGAAAGATCAATCACTCAAAATAACCATGAAAAATTACGATATTATAAGTCTCTTCATCTTGGCCGAATCTGTAACCTTCATTAGCATATTCATTTTCAGTGATTTCCTTGATCAAACTAGAGGTTACCAAGGAACCATGCATAGTACTAAATAGGGAGCCACCGAATACACCAATTACACTTAACATGTGAAATGGATGCATAAAAACATTGTGTTCTGCCTGGAATACATTCATCAAGTTGAAAGTACCATATATGCAAAAGCTCCTATTATGATAAATCCTGCAATGTACGTGTTTCTAAAAGATCTTTGATACTGTACCCAATCCTGAAATTGGTTCTATAAATATGACTTACAATCAATAATCATAACTGAGTCTCGAACTTTAGATCCCTAATTGATTATTCTCAATAATACACTaaagttgagttttgaattctAGATTTCTCATACTTAATGCTTCtatgaaaattactaataaagattagaattattttatatgtgaataaaaaatattaatataatttcattttgaGCTCCATCATCCATGTTTACTTCAACTAACCAAAGAGTTTTCCATTTTACCTTTTTTGTTTGTTATCTCTAAATCACATATTTTACtcttttgttttttaattaaaagatcaaattattttaaaaaaattattattctcaatattatattatgtcaaattgatatttaaatgTTTAaatgtttgagggcatgaatatataattagaaaaactagataaatatatagaatttaatttCATCTCATTCCGAACTCTCTAGATCTATCAGTCAATTTCATCtctaaatgttttttttaatttcttttacgtttttatttttttatatacttttattttttatttttttaaatgtttttttacattttttttgtttttatttttttatgttattattattttttatatatttttctttttttaatatattttgttcATGTTTTTCTCTTGTCGGatgatatttttggtaaaaaacaTTCATTAATATTGAAATATAGAAAAATTTCAGGTTTTTTGAGGTTTTTGATTTCCTGATTCAGAATTACATACCCCTTTTGCTGATGTATCAAACATATAACATTATTTGGAAATCAATTATCtaaatcaaacaaaatttttattgataattttagatggataatcaaaattatcaaaaataaattccAACTAAACGTAtccttaatttatttaattacggTCGTACCCGAACCGAACCTGCTTGGTACCCGAATCCGCACAGCACCCTACCCTACCACGGCAGAAGGAAGAAGAGCTCACCTTCCATTCCTGCACTCTACAGTCTCCACTACGCACCGATCGCGTTTCCCTTTCCAACTAACTCTTTTCTCCtccacaaataaataaataaataataatctaTTTATTTTCACCTGAATTCATTATTGGTTCGCCGTTGAGAAATGAATGGTAAAATTAGGAAAACGATTGAAGgtgtttatgtatatatttatacATGTGGCATgtataaatatatacataaatggtGTAGATAGAGAGAGACGGGAGTAGAAGACGAGGAGGATGATGGTCGGTAAGTACGAGCTTAAGCGCACTATCGGTGAGGGGATGTTCGCGAAGGTGAAGCTCGGGGTGGAGGTGGAGAGCAACGCCACCGTCGCCGTTAAAGTCATCGACAAGAAGACGGTCATCAAGAACAACTTAATGTATcaggttaattaattttatttcaaacctctttttttctttctgtatttagttttttttaaggaGAAAAAGATCgagttttgtgatcgttgttgaAAAGAAATTAAATCAGGTGAAGAGGGAGATCAGCACGATGAAACTCCTTGATCATCCAAACATCGTCAAGATTCGTGAAGTACTTGCAACAAAGACGAAGATATACCTTGTAATGGAGTATGTAGCAGGAGGGCCACTCTCTGATAAGCTGGtaataatattttcaatataataactcaacataaatatatatattttttccatttttaataaaaaataatatacttCTTTATTATTATCAGGATTATCTGAAGAAAATAGATGAGAAGGAAGCCAGAAAATACTTCCATCAGTTAATTGACGCTGTGGATTACTGCCACAGCAGAGGAGTCTATCACAGGGACCTCAAggtcaattttaatattatttaaaaaaaattgttcataattaatatattctttatttatttttaattaattaagcagCCGGAGAACTTACTATTAGACAGTAAGGGAAACATCAAAGTATCAGACTTCGGACTGAGTGTGCTGAAAAaggtcaaatatatatatatataaatatttttatttgataaaacgaaaaaataattttattattaaatttgattttcAGCCAGGAGACTTTCTGTCCACTGCTTGTGGGTCCCCGAGCTACGTGGCTCCGGAGGTAAATATTTAATTacttatttttgtaaaataaattaaataattattatttgtattttattaaatatttttttaggtGATCACCCACAAAAGCTACGATGGAGCTGCTGCTGATATATGGTCATGTGGCGTCGTTCTGTTTCAACTGCTTGCTGGTTTTCTGCCTTTCCAAGACAGAAGCCTCACCAACTTATACCGAAAGGTAAACTAAGCTGAAATTGAGTAAATCAAtcgaatttaattattttaaaaataattatatatatttttttttttgaaaaaaaaagattgCTATAGCAGATTATACATTTCCAGTTCGGTTCACTGGTGCACAAAAGAAACTTATTTCCAAAATTTTGGAGCCATTACCAACAAAGGTATTAACTCtctcaacaaaaatatattttattttattttataaaaaataattttaattttttaaatatatttttagagGGCAAGGATTTCAAATATCTTGGAGGAAGAGTGGTTTAAAGTGGATTACAGGCAAAATGTAGGACTTGATTGTGATGAGAATTATTTGAGCCAAACTTCCAGTGGCGAAACGCAAAGCCACGgcgtaagatttatatttttaattaattttataatatattcgaattaattaattatattttattgcaGGAAAATAATTCTTGGAGATTTATTAATGCTTTTCGGCTCATTGCCATGTCAAAGGATCTTGATTTGTCTGGGCTTTTTCAGGAAGAAGtgtgtgttttgattttttttttttttttttaaatattttttttaggaattattttgataaattaattaattaatttttttgggTAGAAAATAAAGTTTGGCTCGGAGCACCCTGTTGATGAAACATTTGCCAAGATCGAGGTTGCTGCCAAATATGTGGACCTCTCTGCCGAAAGAATAAATAATTCCAGGGTAGGAATTATATTCAGTTTATTTTTTAGGGGGAAATGCAAATATGTCTATTTTTATCATCGTTCAGTTTAAAATGATaactatatatttttaatatttaaaaggatAAGTCAAAATGATACCAGATTTTATATTTGGGTATTAAAAGATTGACTGACGTTTGATTTAACTGTGTCCCATCGTATCAGCCTCCCTGGTAAAATGGTACATATATCGTTTAGTACACtgtttaatattaatattttctatcatacatattaaattttgaattgaccTCATCAACTAATTATATTTATATGAATAGGAGAAGTCTTTGGCGCTAGAAATGAACGTATTTTTTATCATCATGAATAAAAAAATCAACATTAtaacaactataaaattataattactagTAGTTATAAAActataataattatgatttcaTAATTACTATCATAATTATAATAGTTGCAACTAGTAGTTGTTAAAATATGAATGCTGTTAAATAAGATAAGTTTATGttataacagttataaaattataattattaatattGTAACAACTACAATTTAATAGTTATTACAATGTAAATATTGATAAGCCTATATTGTTGAAGATATAAAATCTTATTGTTCAACACCCTTTGGTGTAAAATTTAAAAAGGGGTGTGTCATCTTATTTCAAAAAAGGAGCTTTGACTTTTTTAACTTTATATTTCATAAAGCTAGAAACTCAAGTGgtcaatttgaaaaaaaaagtgtATTTATAATGCAAATATGCAATTTTGCCTTTGCcctgttatttagaaattatccacTTGCAAAGTTTGCTTACCATAATTTATAATGACTTCAAGGTGAGACTCCATGTTAGCAAAGGATTATCAAGAAGTAGATCACACTATAGCTTATCAGCAGAGGTATGATGCCAATATTACAATATTATCTacttcaattattattattattattattattattattattattattattttatattatattatattatattttttatttttaggtggtgGAGGTGACACCAAAATATTGTGTTATTGAAGTTTCAAAATCTGCAGGGGATTTAGGATCCTACAAAGAGGTAATTTTATCATGATTTTATTTGTATGTATTTTCAAGGACATTTTTAATggataatattaattttaaaattacaagtTGAAATGtttttgattatttatttatttctggaATTAAATGTAAATATAAATGTGCAGTTTTGCAATAGCCTATCAAGTTTGCTGAAGGACAACTCTCGGAGTTCATGACGAGAAGCAGAGTCATCAAAGGATGGTGAGAATGAGAACTTTGGGTTCATCATTAATTCAGATTGAAACAAACTTTTATCATAATTCAAAGAAGAAagttaaagaagagaaaaaaataagttATTTTGCCGTTCGGTATTAGAAATGATAATTTTGAGGGACTATGTGGTAATGTTGTACCGGTGACATCAGGTCTGTGACATTTATTGTGTAAATAAAAATTGATGGAAGAGATTTTTTGTGCATTTTAATATTATGCCTATTTCTTTGTGCATTTTAGGATAATATTGTGCAGGGACGCCCCGAGTCTTTATACAAATAACGaagagcaaaaataaaaaaatgcctTTAATTTTCTCTAATTATCAAACCAATTGTTAGAAAGAtaaagttatattttattttatttcatcaAAAAATATCCTTATTGGCTTGTTCGTCTCCTTCAATAATAAGAGATAAATAATGAATGACTATTAGTGCATGATGAATTTTGATCTCAATACTTCATATAAATTATAACATCTTATAACTTAATCATCACACCACCCAAAGAGAAAAAAACAATATCCTTATTCACCTTTTTAATAATGTGTAATAATTATCCGTATTTACTATAATATATTAAAGGGTAGTTTGTTGcacaaatttttttattaatattgagTTTTACGGAATGATATTAAAGGACAGTTAGTTCTATAAAATTCTTATTAATATTGTAGTAAATCTTGCTTGTATTACAAACATTATTTTCACAAATCGAactcattattttcaagtttacTATAATATATTaaagtaataatttttaaaagtataataggttgaaaatattatatatagAGTATGCTTTTTATCTatattaaagatattttaataaatttatataattttaaatattataataaCGATGGAATACAAATATTATTGTTTGAatgagaaatatatttttttaaacttttgacaaaaaaaaaaagaaagaggatTTGTTTAACTCGGGCTCAACCATACCACTTATAATATTATAAATCGAAGATTTCTAAATATTGTATATCTTATGATTTAATCTGGTCTCTTAAAATTTATGGTTTAACATTTATGTGAT encodes the following:
- the LOC122040154 gene encoding CBL-interacting serine/threonine-protein kinase 21-like, with protein sequence MMVGKYELKRTIGEGMFAKVKLGVEVESNATVAVKVIDKKTVIKNNLMYQVKREISTMKLLDHPNIVKIREVLATKTKIYLVMEYVAGGPLSDKLDYLKKIDEKEARKYFHQLIDAVDYCHSRGVYHRDLKPENLLLDSKGNIKVSDFGLSVLKKPGDFLSTACGSPSYVAPEVITHKSYDGAAADIWSCGVVLFQLLAGFLPFQDRSLTNLYRKIAIADYTFPVRFTGAQKKLISKILEPLPTKRARISNILEEEWFKVDYRQNVGLDCDENYLSQTSSGETQSHGENNSWRFINAFRLIAMSKDLDLSGLFQEEKIKFGSEHPVDETFAKIEVAAKYVDLSAERINNSRVRLHVSKGLSRSRSHYSLSAEVVEVTPKYCVIEVSKSAGDLGSYKEFCNSLSSLLKDNSRSS